The uncultured Roseibium sp. genome contains a region encoding:
- a CDS encoding RNA methyltransferase: MSRNANIRDEARQVAVKPPAVILCEPQLGENIGTAARAMANFGLTDLRIVNPRDGWPSEKARAAASRADHVIDHVQVFDSVEAAIADLTFVYATTARSREVAKPVRGPDEAAAKVVGLGADGLATGYLFGRERWGLNNDEVALADEIVTLPVDPEFASLNIAQAVLVCAYEWRKTATSGALPFRLSEEENPPASKDDLFRFFEHLEKALDGVTFFRPPERRPHMVRTLRNIFQKAQLSDQEVRALRGVVAALEKRQTRPRPEETDDQQED; this comes from the coding sequence ATGAGCAGAAACGCAAATATCCGGGACGAGGCGCGGCAGGTGGCGGTGAAGCCGCCGGCGGTCATCCTGTGCGAACCGCAGCTTGGCGAGAACATCGGCACGGCAGCACGCGCCATGGCGAATTTCGGCCTGACCGATCTTCGGATCGTCAATCCGCGTGACGGTTGGCCGAGCGAAAAGGCACGGGCGGCGGCCAGCCGGGCGGACCATGTTATCGATCATGTACAGGTGTTCGACAGCGTCGAGGCGGCCATTGCCGACCTGACTTTCGTCTATGCGACAACAGCCCGTTCGCGAGAAGTGGCCAAGCCCGTGCGCGGGCCGGACGAGGCGGCGGCCAAGGTGGTCGGGCTCGGCGCCGACGGTCTGGCGACCGGCTATCTGTTCGGCCGGGAACGGTGGGGGCTCAACAACGACGAGGTCGCACTTGCCGACGAAATCGTGACCCTGCCGGTCGATCCGGAGTTCGCCTCGCTTAATATCGCCCAGGCGGTTCTGGTCTGCGCCTATGAATGGCGCAAGACGGCAACCTCCGGGGCGCTGCCTTTCCGGCTGAGCGAAGAGGAAAACCCGCCAGCCTCCAAGGACGACCTGTTCCGCTTCTTCGAGCATCTCGAAAAGGCGCTCGACGGCGTAACTTTCTTCAGACCGCCCGAAAGACGCCCTCATATGGTCAGAACCTTGCGCAATATCTTCCAGAAGGCGCAGCTTTCCGATCAGGAAGTTCGTGCCCTGCGAGGCGTCGTGGCCGCTCTGGAGAAACGCCAGACGCGTCCGCGGCCCGAAGAAACGGACGACCAACAGGAAGACTAA
- the murI gene encoding glutamate racemase: MTEADRPVLVFDSGIGGLTVLREVRLALPYERLLYVVDDTGFPYGAWEEEPLKARLLELFGRLIVEHDPKAIVIACNTAFTLAGAALRAAYPDTRFVGTVPAIKPAAEQTRSGLISVLATPGTVKRAYTRTLIETFASQCHVRLVGADRLAELAERYMRRQVIGDDDLLAEIGECFLEREGRRTDIVVLACTHYPFLANRFRRIAPWPVDWLDPAEAIARQVYRVLEEDMNAAPSQNPDRAIFTSGTSTPDLSRFLAGFGLSL; this comes from the coding sequence ATGACTGAGGCAGACCGGCCGGTTCTCGTTTTCGATTCAGGGATCGGAGGGCTGACCGTTTTGCGGGAAGTTCGTCTGGCATTGCCCTATGAACGGCTACTCTATGTGGTCGACGACACAGGCTTTCCCTATGGGGCGTGGGAAGAAGAGCCGCTGAAGGCCCGGCTTCTGGAGCTGTTCGGACGCCTGATCGTCGAACACGATCCGAAGGCAATCGTCATTGCCTGCAACACGGCGTTCACGCTCGCCGGGGCTGCCCTTCGAGCAGCCTACCCGGACACCCGCTTCGTCGGCACGGTGCCTGCGATCAAGCCGGCGGCCGAACAGACGCGTTCGGGCCTCATTTCGGTGCTGGCGACGCCGGGAACCGTCAAGCGGGCCTATACCAGAACTTTAATCGAGACCTTCGCCAGCCAATGCCACGTCCGTCTGGTCGGGGCCGACCGGCTGGCGGAGCTGGCGGAACGGTACATGCGCCGGCAGGTCATCGGCGACGACGACCTGCTCGCTGAAATCGGGGAGTGCTTTCTGGAGCGAGAGGGCCGGCGAACCGATATCGTCGTGCTTGCCTGCACCCACTATCCGTTTCTCGCCAACCGGTTTCGGCGGATTGCGCCCTGGCCGGTCGACTGGCTCGATCCGGCCGAGGCGATCGCCCGTCAGGTCTACCGGGTGCTGGAAGAGGATATGAACGCTGCGCCGTCCCAGAATCCGGATAGGGCGATCTTCACGTCCGGCACAAGCACACCGGACCTCAGCCGTTTTCTCGCAGGCTTCGGGTTATCCCTTTGA
- a CDS encoding EAL domain-containing protein codes for MSPAVQHTLNNFEQLREIAARGLAVNHIVDNVKYAFQPIVDLGSGVVYAYEALVGNLDELGLKYPEQLFDFAFNAGVLSELEYRLFEKALTSFSHLPMARGTKLFFNIDGRGLGHGDDLRMKLDDALPQFGLSPSQICLELSERHKDAYSDITDHALSNLRQRGFLLAIDDFGRGFSDLRLLHDVSPDHVKIDRFFLSGIDADPRRKMFVTTVANLAHVLGARVVAEGIETEREYKACRDAGCDMIQGYYVARPFIEKTEAKLFYDHIRGPVSSGKRQEEETRIKNELLELPTVPFDASMRDLLDLFVSGQDISVIPVVDSSNEPRGLIHERDLKAYLYAGGSDEEDYDAALDLPLRSFVRSCPIADIDSNADMLLVTFASSLNSDGILITQNFRYVGFLSATSLLKIIHEKRLEEAQDQNPLTRLPGNGAVNRFIIDAARPRSTPRHLCYFDFDNFKPFNDTYGYRQGDRAIILFGELLQRHVSGSGTFRGHIGGDDFFAGFLSGDQTEIAARMLSLKRAFKSDVESFYEPEHREQGYIEAVDRFGSNRLFSLLDCSISIISLPPNTAMHPDQLNDAMAALKREAKRSDDGLAVRTLDAYETVAISKG; via the coding sequence TTGAGCCCCGCCGTTCAACATACGCTGAATAATTTTGAGCAACTGCGCGAGATAGCTGCCCGTGGCCTGGCGGTAAATCATATTGTCGACAATGTAAAATACGCATTCCAGCCCATCGTCGATCTGGGCAGCGGCGTTGTCTATGCCTATGAAGCCCTTGTAGGGAATCTCGATGAACTCGGTCTCAAGTATCCGGAGCAGCTGTTCGATTTCGCGTTTAACGCCGGTGTCCTCTCCGAACTGGAATACCGCCTCTTTGAAAAGGCATTGACCAGCTTCTCCCATCTGCCAATGGCTCGAGGCACAAAGCTCTTCTTCAACATCGATGGTCGTGGCCTGGGCCACGGCGACGATCTCCGGATGAAGCTGGACGACGCCCTTCCCCAGTTCGGCCTGTCGCCCAGCCAGATCTGCCTGGAACTTTCCGAACGCCACAAGGACGCCTACAGCGACATCACCGATCATGCGCTGAGCAACCTGCGCCAGAGGGGATTTCTCCTCGCGATCGACGATTTCGGCCGCGGTTTCTCCGACCTGCGCCTGCTGCACGACGTCTCACCGGATCACGTCAAGATCGACCGCTTCTTCCTGAGCGGCATCGATGCCGATCCCCGGCGGAAGATGTTCGTCACCACCGTCGCCAATCTGGCCCATGTGCTCGGCGCGCGCGTGGTTGCCGAAGGTATCGAAACCGAACGGGAGTACAAGGCCTGCCGCGATGCCGGCTGCGACATGATCCAGGGCTATTATGTCGCCAGGCCTTTTATCGAAAAGACCGAAGCCAAACTGTTCTACGACCATATCCGGGGACCTGTCTCCAGCGGAAAACGCCAGGAAGAGGAAACCCGGATCAAGAACGAGCTTCTGGAACTTCCGACCGTTCCCTTCGATGCGTCCATGCGCGACCTGCTCGATCTTTTCGTCAGCGGTCAGGACATCAGCGTCATTCCGGTGGTCGATTCCAGCAACGAGCCGCGTGGCCTGATCCACGAACGCGATCTCAAGGCCTATCTTTATGCCGGCGGCTCGGACGAGGAAGACTACGACGCCGCACTGGACCTGCCGCTCAGAAGCTTCGTCCGGTCCTGCCCGATCGCCGACATCGATTCGAACGCGGACATGCTTTTGGTCACTTTCGCCTCGTCGCTGAATTCCGACGGGATTCTGATCACCCAGAATTTCCGCTACGTCGGCTTTCTCTCCGCCACATCGCTTTTGAAGATCATTCACGAAAAACGTCTGGAGGAAGCCCAGGACCAGAACCCGCTGACCCGACTTCCGGGCAACGGCGCCGTCAACCGCTTCATCATCGATGCCGCCCGGCCCCGGAGCACCCCGCGACACCTGTGCTATTTCGACTTCGACAACTTCAAGCCCTTCAACGACACCTACGGCTATCGCCAGGGCGACCGGGCCATCATACTGTTCGGCGAGCTTTTGCAGCGCCATGTGAGCGGATCGGGCACCTTCCGCGGCCATATCGGCGGCGATGATTTTTTTGCCGGTTTCCTCTCCGGCGACCAGACCGAGATCGCCGCGCGCATGCTGTCTCTGAAGCGGGCCTTCAAGTCGGACGTTGAAAGTTTCTACGAGCCCGAACACCGCGAACAGGGATATATCGAGGCCGTCGACCGCTTCGGTTCCAACCGCCTGTTCTCGCTTCTGGACTGCTCGATCTCGATCATCTCTCTGCCGCCGAACACAGCGATGCATCCCGATCAGCTCAACGACGCCATGGCAGCGCTGAAGCGGGAGGCCAAGCGGTCCGACGACGGCCTTGCGGTCAGGACGCTCGACGCCTACGAAACCGTCGCCATCTCAAAGGGATAA
- the rpsD gene encoding 30S ribosomal protein S4, with the protein MSKRHSVKYKIDRRMGENIWGRPKSPANKREYGPGQHGQRRKGKLSDFGVQLRAKQKLKGYYGNISEKQFRKVYDEASRMRGDTSENLIGLLERRLDAIIYRAKFVPTVFASRQFINHGHVKVNGKRVNIPSYRVRPGDVIEVRDRSKQMALVLEAVQSAERDVPDYIDVDHSKMTATYSRVPAFSDVPYPVQMEPNLVVEFYSR; encoded by the coding sequence ATGTCCAAGCGCCATAGTGTGAAGTACAAAATCGACCGCCGGATGGGCGAAAACATCTGGGGCCGTCCGAAGAGCCCGGCCAACAAGCGCGAATACGGCCCCGGCCAGCACGGCCAGCGCCGCAAGGGCAAGCTGTCCGACTTCGGTGTTCAGCTGCGCGCCAAGCAGAAGCTGAAGGGCTATTACGGCAACATCTCCGAAAAGCAGTTCCGCAAGGTTTATGACGAAGCATCCCGTATGCGCGGCGATACGTCGGAAAACCTGATCGGTCTCCTGGAGCGCCGTCTGGATGCCATTATCTACCGTGCCAAGTTCGTGCCGACCGTCTTCGCGTCGCGCCAGTTCATCAACCACGGCCACGTGAAGGTGAACGGCAAGCGGGTCAACATCCCTTCCTACCGCGTTCGTCCGGGCGATGTGATCGAAGTTCGCGACCGTTCCAAGCAGATGGCTCTGGTTCTGGAAGCCGTGCAGTCCGCAGAGCGTGACGTGCCGGATTACATCGATGTCGATCACAGCAAGATGACTGCGACCTACAGCCGCGTTCCGGCCTTCTCCGATGTGCCGTATCCGGTGCAGATGGAACCGAACCTGGTGGTCGAGTTCTACTCGCGCTGA
- a CDS encoding dienelactone hydrolase family protein has protein sequence MQKIFRFAVALILAGGAGLSAFGAQAEVQTKTIEYKDGDTVLKGVLAWDDAMSGKQPGVLVVHEWWGLNDYAKSRAEALAKEGYVAFALDMYGGDKVTAHGKEAGEWMKQITANIEAWQARAQAGLDVLKAQDNVDDAKVAAIGYCFGGATVMQMAYAGADVKTVVSFHGSLPPAPETVTEIKPQVLVAHGRDDAFIPADRIDAFQKGLDRAKANWEMMIFSGARHAFTNPNAGDYGMENIQYNETADKRSWAAMLEVFGETLK, from the coding sequence ATGCAGAAGATATTCCGGTTTGCCGTGGCTTTGATTCTCGCGGGCGGTGCGGGGCTTTCCGCCTTCGGCGCACAGGCTGAGGTGCAGACGAAGACGATCGAATACAAGGACGGCGATACGGTGCTGAAGGGTGTTCTCGCCTGGGACGATGCGATGTCTGGCAAGCAGCCCGGTGTCCTGGTCGTTCACGAATGGTGGGGACTGAACGACTATGCCAAGTCGCGCGCCGAGGCGCTGGCGAAGGAAGGCTATGTGGCCTTCGCCCTCGATATGTACGGCGGCGACAAGGTCACCGCGCACGGCAAGGAAGCCGGCGAATGGATGAAGCAGATCACCGCCAACATCGAGGCATGGCAGGCCCGCGCGCAGGCAGGGCTCGATGTGTTGAAGGCCCAGGACAACGTGGACGACGCCAAGGTGGCCGCGATCGGCTATTGCTTCGGTGGGGCGACCGTTATGCAGATGGCCTATGCGGGGGCTGATGTGAAGACGGTTGTCAGCTTTCACGGTTCGCTGCCGCCGGCACCCGAAACGGTGACGGAGATCAAGCCGCAGGTGCTGGTCGCCCACGGGCGGGACGATGCCTTCATTCCCGCGGACCGGATCGATGCTTTCCAGAAGGGGCTCGACCGGGCCAAGGCCAATTGGGAAATGATGATCTTTTCCGGGGCGCGCCACGCCTTCACCAATCCGAATGCGGGCGACTACGGCATGGAGAATATCCAGTACAACGAAACCGCGGACAAACGGTCCTGGGCGGCGATGCTGGAGGTTTTCGGCGAAACGCTGAAATAG
- the ttcA gene encoding tRNA 2-thiocytidine(32) synthetase TtcA: MFRNAPASVEFKKLRKRLLRQARQAIDDFAMLPKDTGNKPAKWLVCLSGGKDSYTLLAVLMELKWRGLLPVELIACNLDQAQPGFPAHILPQFFEDNGIEHIIAREDTYSIVTDKIPAHRTYCSLCSRLRRGILYRIAREQGCEAIVLGHHREDILETFFMNLFHGGRLASMPPKLVNDEGDLLVLRPLAYSAESDIEKFAKGMAFPIIPCNLCGSQDGLQREEVKQMLQGWEKQSPGRLGVMARALAHTRPSHLLDRSLYDFINLRPADGTKAPEEGEAEEPCGASLAMTAKLFAAE; encoded by the coding sequence CTGTTCCGCAATGCGCCTGCAAGCGTCGAGTTCAAGAAACTGCGCAAGCGGCTGTTGCGCCAGGCCCGCCAGGCGATCGACGATTTCGCCATGCTTCCGAAGGACACAGGAAACAAACCCGCCAAATGGCTGGTCTGCCTGTCGGGCGGCAAGGACAGCTACACGCTGCTGGCGGTGCTGATGGAGCTGAAGTGGCGGGGGCTTTTGCCGGTCGAGCTGATCGCCTGCAATCTGGACCAGGCGCAGCCCGGCTTTCCGGCTCATATCCTGCCGCAGTTCTTCGAGGACAACGGCATCGAGCACATCATCGCGCGCGAGGATACCTATTCGATCGTAACGGACAAGATCCCGGCCCACCGCACGTACTGTTCGTTGTGTTCCCGTCTTCGGCGCGGCATTCTCTACCGGATTGCCCGCGAACAGGGCTGCGAGGCCATCGTGCTCGGTCACCACCGGGAGGACATCCTGGAAACCTTCTTCATGAACCTGTTCCACGGCGGGCGACTTGCCTCCATGCCGCCGAAGCTGGTGAATGACGAAGGCGACCTGCTGGTTCTACGTCCGCTGGCCTATTCGGCGGAAAGCGATATCGAGAAATTCGCCAAGGGAATGGCATTCCCGATCATCCCGTGCAATCTGTGCGGCTCGCAGGACGGGCTGCAGCGGGAAGAAGTCAAGCAGATGCTGCAGGGCTGGGAAAAGCAGTCGCCGGGCCGCCTCGGGGTCATGGCACGTGCGCTCGCCCACACGCGGCCGTCGCACCTGCTGGACCGGTCGCTTTATGACTTCATCAATCTGCGGCCGGCCGATGGAACAAAAGCCCCTGAAGAGGGGGAGGCGGAAGAGCCTTGCGGCGCAAGCCTGGCAATGACAGCCAAGCTGTTCGCTGCTGAATGA
- a CDS encoding antitermination protein has protein sequence MRIVTVAVAAAALAGAVYGSASGQQKDTDLRRIDCSRMTVFAPKGGISADDLCRSYGGVAQIGATPSEDGLVILVRNQPMGGFDGQTTTVR, from the coding sequence ATGAGGATTGTCACAGTTGCAGTGGCGGCGGCCGCTCTGGCCGGAGCGGTCTACGGCTCGGCCTCCGGCCAGCAGAAAGACACAGACCTGAGACGTATCGACTGTTCGCGCATGACGGTGTTTGCGCCCAAGGGCGGAATTTCCGCAGACGACCTGTGCCGCAGCTATGGCGGCGTGGCCCAAATCGGCGCGACACCCTCCGAGGATGGCCTGGTCATCCTCGTCCGCAACCAGCCCATGGGCGGCTTTGACGGCCAAACCACCACCGTACGATAG
- the grxD gene encoding Grx4 family monothiol glutaredoxin, translating into MMSIQDWIKNEVETNDVVLFMKGTPNFPQCGFSGQVVQILDYVGVPYKGINVLEDADLRQGIKEFASWPTIPQLYIKGEFVGGCDIIREMFQNQELQAAFTEKGIEVQQSA; encoded by the coding sequence ATCATGAGCATCCAGGACTGGATCAAGAACGAAGTCGAAACCAACGATGTCGTGCTCTTCATGAAGGGCACGCCGAATTTCCCGCAGTGCGGGTTCTCCGGACAAGTCGTGCAGATCCTCGATTATGTCGGTGTGCCTTACAAGGGCATCAACGTTCTCGAAGACGCCGATCTGCGCCAGGGCATCAAGGAATTCGCGAGCTGGCCGACCATTCCGCAGCTCTACATCAAGGGCGAATTCGTCGGCGGCTGCGACATCATTCGCGAGATGTTCCAGAACCAAGAACTTCAGGCAGCCTTCACCGAAAAAGGCATCGAAGTTCAGCAGAGCGCCTGA
- a CDS encoding BolA family transcriptional regulator, which yields MPMDANEIEALIKAALPDAKIEIRDLAGDGDHYAANVISESFRGISRVQQHQLVYKALKGNMGGELHALALQTSAPD from the coding sequence ATGCCCATGGACGCGAATGAGATCGAAGCCCTGATCAAGGCGGCTTTGCCCGATGCAAAGATCGAGATCCGCGATCTGGCCGGCGACGGCGACCACTACGCGGCCAACGTCATCTCGGAAAGTTTCCGGGGCATCAGCCGCGTGCAACAGCACCAGCTTGTCTACAAGGCCCTGAAAGGCAATATGGGTGGCGAACTTCATGCGCTCGCCCTGCAGACATCAGCGCCAGATTGA
- the purL gene encoding phosphoribosylformylglycinamidine synthase subunit PurL, with product MIPNDIKITPELVASHGLKPDEYDRILELIGREPTFTELGIFSAMWNEHCSYKSSKKWLKTLPTTGPRVLVGPGENAGVVDIGDGQAVVFKMESHNHPSYIEPYQGAATGVGGILRDVFTMGARPVAAMNALRFGAPDHPRTRHLVSGVVSGVGGYGNSFGVPTVGGEVEFHARYNGNCLVNAFAAGLAKSDAIFLAKAEGVGLPVVYLGAKTGRDGVGGATMASAEFDDTIEEKRPTVQVGDPFTEKCLLEACLELMGTGAVIAIQDMGAAGLTCSAVEMGASGNLGIELDLDKVPVREERMSPYEMMLSESQERMLMVLRPEKEAEAEAIFKKWGLDFAIVGQTTDTLRFIVKHQGDVVADLPIKELGDEAPEYDRPWVEWQKRPVLAAGDIPEPDSYEDALLKLVGGANGASRRWVYEQYDTLIQGNSAATPGGDAGVIRVDSTRKGLAFSVDVTPRYCEADPFEGGKQAVAEVWRNLTAVGSEPLAATDNLNFGNPEKPEIMGQFVGCIKGIGEACRELHFPIVSGNVSLYNETHGEAILPTPAIGGVGLLPDVSVRAGAAFANEGDAIVVIGGKGTHLGATQYLADVLGREDGAPPPVDLAAEKRNGDLVRQLIGGARVTGVHDISSGGLGVALAEMAMTGGIGATVKLEGPAHAALFGEDQGRYVVTVAADKLDDLLADAAEQEIPADRIGTTGGEGLTVEGTLTISIAKLKEAHENWFPNYMAAS from the coding sequence ATGATCCCCAACGACATCAAGATCACGCCCGAACTCGTCGCTTCCCATGGCCTGAAGCCCGATGAATACGATCGCATCCTTGAGCTGATCGGACGCGAACCGACCTTCACCGAACTCGGTATCTTTTCCGCCATGTGGAATGAGCACTGTTCCTACAAGTCCTCCAAGAAGTGGCTGAAGACCCTGCCGACCACCGGACCGCGCGTGCTGGTCGGACCGGGCGAGAACGCCGGCGTGGTGGATATCGGCGACGGCCAGGCGGTGGTCTTCAAGATGGAAAGCCACAACCACCCGTCCTATATCGAGCCCTATCAGGGCGCCGCGACGGGTGTCGGCGGCATCCTGCGCGATGTCTTTACCATGGGCGCACGTCCCGTGGCGGCCATGAATGCGCTGCGCTTCGGCGCACCGGACCATCCGCGCACCCGCCATCTGGTCTCCGGTGTCGTTTCCGGCGTCGGCGGCTACGGCAATTCCTTCGGCGTGCCGACCGTCGGCGGCGAAGTGGAATTCCATGCCCGTTATAATGGCAATTGCCTGGTCAACGCCTTTGCCGCCGGTCTTGCCAAGTCCGATGCGATCTTCCTGGCCAAGGCGGAAGGCGTCGGCCTGCCGGTCGTCTATCTCGGCGCCAAGACCGGCCGTGACGGCGTCGGCGGCGCCACCATGGCATCGGCCGAATTTGACGACACCATCGAGGAAAAGCGCCCCACCGTTCAGGTCGGCGATCCGTTCACCGAAAAATGCCTGCTGGAAGCCTGCCTGGAACTGATGGGCACCGGCGCCGTCATCGCCATTCAGGACATGGGCGCGGCCGGCCTCACCTGCTCGGCCGTCGAAATGGGCGCCAGCGGCAACCTCGGCATCGAACTGGACCTGGACAAGGTACCGGTGCGCGAAGAACGGATGTCGCCTTACGAAATGATGCTGTCGGAAAGCCAGGAGCGCATGCTCATGGTGCTGCGCCCGGAAAAGGAAGCGGAAGCCGAGGCCATCTTTAAAAAATGGGGCCTCGACTTTGCCATCGTCGGCCAGACCACCGACACCCTGCGCTTCATCGTCAAACACCAGGGTGACGTGGTCGCCGATCTGCCGATCAAGGAACTCGGCGACGAGGCACCCGAATATGACCGCCCCTGGGTGGAGTGGCAGAAGCGTCCGGTTCTGGCAGCAGGTGACATTCCCGAGCCGGACAGCTACGAGGACGCGCTCTTGAAGCTCGTCGGCGGCGCAAACGGCGCTTCCCGCCGCTGGGTCTATGAGCAGTATGACACGCTGATCCAGGGCAACAGTGCAGCCACACCCGGCGGCGACGCCGGCGTCATCCGCGTGGACAGCACCCGCAAAGGCCTGGCCTTCTCCGTCGACGTCACCCCCCGCTATTGCGAGGCCGACCCGTTCGAGGGCGGCAAGCAGGCGGTCGCGGAAGTCTGGCGCAACCTGACCGCCGTCGGCTCCGAGCCGCTGGCTGCCACCGACAACCTGAACTTCGGCAATCCGGAAAAGCCGGAGATCATGGGCCAGTTCGTCGGCTGCATCAAAGGCATCGGCGAAGCCTGCCGGGAACTCCACTTCCCGATCGTCTCCGGCAACGTGTCGCTCTACAACGAAACCCACGGCGAGGCGATCCTGCCCACGCCTGCCATCGGCGGCGTCGGCCTGCTGCCCGACGTTTCGGTGCGCGCAGGCGCGGCCTTCGCGAACGAGGGTGACGCCATCGTCGTGATCGGTGGCAAGGGAACCCATCTTGGCGCCACTCAGTACCTGGCCGACGTTCTCGGCCGCGAAGACGGCGCACCACCCCCGGTCGATCTGGCAGCCGAAAAGCGCAACGGCGACCTCGTCCGTCAGTTGATCGGCGGCGCCCGTGTCACCGGCGTGCACGACATATCTTCGGGTGGCCTCGGCGTCGCTCTGGCCGAAATGGCCATGACCGGCGGCATCGGCGCAACCGTCAAGCTGGAAGGCCCGGCCCACGCCGCGCTTTTCGGCGAGGACCAGGGACGCTACGTCGTCACCGTGGCGGCCGACAAGCTCGACGACCTGCTGGCAGACGCCGCTGAACAGGAGATCCCGGCAGACCGCATCGGCACAACAGGCGGTGAGGGTTTGACTGTTGAGGGCACCCTCACCATATCCATTGCAAAGCTGAAGGAAGCGCACGAGAATTGGTTCCCGAATTACATGGCCGCTTCGTAA
- a CDS encoding PLP-dependent aminotransferase family protein, producing the protein MTTWVPDIPAGKGPMYARLANRIADDIVTGALPVGAKLPPQRDLAYDLGITVGTVGRAYALVRERGLVSGEVGRGTYVLGSTPDKGLVEEPRPDLNRASAAIPADQNASNTASWTQAAATATDPGFAGTRIPVPAAGAIRLDSTSAPEIGQANAIRELTLRITADSPYEIASYTRIVPDSWRQAGREWLARSGWQPPEATIVPTTGAQAAIMAIIAATTNPGDRVVFEELTYSSIARGAALSGRQVVQVPRDDEGPLPDELDKVCAQKHPKILFVMPTMHNPTLGTMSEERRKAIVAVARQHNLWLIEDEVYGSLRETTLTPLAALAPERTFHVGSLSKSVTAGVRGGWVSSPLSHAQRVYTAHKMLTGGISFLLAELSSRLVLSGAAVDFRQKVLAEIAARYDLVRTYLPGYDLNAAADAPFFWLKLPAPWLAGNFKTAAAAAHVLIDDEDEFKPGRTGNVYHRVRIGISNPRTREETTQALGIIRQLLEDSGACYDSFE; encoded by the coding sequence ATGACAACTTGGGTTCCAGATATCCCGGCCGGCAAAGGGCCGATGTATGCGCGTCTGGCGAACCGGATCGCCGACGACATTGTCACCGGCGCACTGCCCGTCGGTGCCAAACTGCCGCCGCAACGTGATCTAGCCTATGACCTGGGAATTACGGTCGGCACGGTCGGGCGCGCTTACGCGCTGGTGCGCGAGCGGGGGCTCGTCAGCGGTGAAGTCGGCAGAGGCACCTATGTTTTGGGCAGCACCCCGGACAAGGGACTCGTCGAGGAACCGAGGCCTGACCTCAACAGGGCTTCGGCCGCGATACCGGCCGACCAGAATGCATCAAATACCGCTTCCTGGACACAGGCAGCAGCGACCGCCACCGATCCGGGATTTGCCGGCACCCGCATCCCCGTTCCCGCCGCCGGCGCGATCCGCCTGGATTCCACATCCGCGCCGGAAATCGGCCAGGCCAATGCCATCCGCGAGCTGACGCTTCGCATCACCGCCGATTCACCGTACGAGATCGCCAGTTACACCCGTATTGTCCCCGACAGCTGGCGTCAGGCTGGCCGGGAATGGCTGGCGCGCTCCGGCTGGCAACCGCCCGAAGCGACGATTGTACCGACCACCGGTGCCCAGGCCGCCATCATGGCAATCATCGCCGCCACCACCAATCCGGGCGACCGGGTCGTCTTCGAGGAATTGACCTACAGCTCCATCGCTCGCGGCGCGGCGCTGTCCGGCCGCCAGGTGGTCCAGGTTCCGCGCGATGACGAGGGGCCGCTGCCCGACGAGCTCGACAAGGTCTGCGCCCAGAAGCATCCGAAAATCCTGTTCGTGATGCCGACCATGCACAATCCGACACTCGGGACCATGTCCGAGGAACGGCGCAAGGCGATTGTCGCCGTGGCGCGGCAGCACAATCTGTGGCTCATCGAAGACGAGGTCTACGGCTCCTTGCGCGAAACCACGCTCACGCCGCTGGCAGCGCTGGCTCCGGAACGCACGTTCCACGTCGGCTCGCTTTCCAAGTCGGTCACAGCCGGTGTCCGCGGGGGCTGGGTGTCCAGCCCGCTCTCCCACGCCCAGCGCGTCTATACCGCACACAAGATGCTGACCGGCGGCATTTCCTTTCTACTGGCCGAACTCTCTAGCCGTCTGGTGCTCTCGGGCGCTGCCGTGGATTTCCGCCAGAAGGTTCTGGCGGAGATTGCAGCACGGTACGATCTGGTGCGGACCTATCTTCCCGGATACGACCTGAATGCCGCCGCCGACGCACCGTTTTTCTGGCTGAAACTGCCCGCCCCCTGGCTTGCCGGCAATTTCAAGACCGCCGCGGCTGCGGCACATGTCCTCATCGACGACGAGGACGAATTCAAGCCCGGCCGCACCGGCAACGTCTACCATCGGGTTCGCATCGGCATCAGCAACCCCCGCACCCGCGAGGAAACAACCCAGGCGCTGGGAATCATCCGCCAGCTTCTGGAGGACTCCGGCGCCTGCTACGACAGCTTTGAATAA
- a CDS encoding DUF1127 domain-containing protein, with translation MWRHAARTRKQLAELPDNALADIGLSRDMALREAERPFWDSQTMPRKHVR, from the coding sequence ATGTGGCGTCATGCGGCGCGGACCCGGAAACAACTGGCTGAACTGCCGGACAACGCACTGGCCGATATCGGATTGAGCCGCGACATGGCTTTGCGGGAAGCGGAACGGCCGTTCTGGGACAGTCAGACCATGCCGCGGAAACACGTCCGTTGA